One part of the Raphanus sativus cultivar WK10039 chromosome 7, ASM80110v3, whole genome shotgun sequence genome encodes these proteins:
- the LOC108836368 gene encoding uncharacterized protein LOC108836368: MASPSTRWLSFHGSLFMRSLSLLSSSLPIAYFPLQNPNDKLCRKVKVKRLICRAEFSQDAPLASAIGACILSSFVFPVAKRVEDEDEEEENSAIVSTDMRIAAMGIISFIPYFNWLSWVFAWLDTGKTRYSVYALVYLLPYLSSNLSIPRPIKPKHPA, encoded by the exons ATGGCGTCTCCGTCGACCAGGTGGCTTTCATTCCACGGTTCTCTCTTTATGCGAAGCCTCAGTCTACTTTCTTCGTCGCTGCCAATAGCCTACTTTCCCCTACAAAACCCTAACGACAAG cTGTGTAGGAAGGTGAAGGTAAAGAGATTAATTTGCAGAGCGGAGTTTTCCCAGGACGCGCCGCTCGCATCGGCTATAGGCGCGTGCATACTCAGTTCCTTTGTGTTTCCGGTGGCGAAGCGAGTTGAGGATGAGGACGAAGAAGAGGAGAACTCAGCGATAGTGTCAACAGATATGAGAATAGCAGCCATGGGAATCATCAGCTTCATCCCTTACTTCAATTGGCTg AGTTGGGTCTTCGCTTGGCTTGACACTGGGAAAACGCGTTACTCTGTCTATGCTCTCGTTTATCTCCTTCCCTATCTCAG CTCAAACCTATCTATACCACGACCCATAAAACCAAAACATCCTGCCTGA
- the LOC108815696 gene encoding uncharacterized protein LOC108815696 codes for METIRGSSFNQQENEFLYCVYLEISQHSIGSNNQSLRKI; via the coding sequence atggagaCAATTAGAGGTTCATCATTTAATCAACAAGAAAATGAGTTCTTATATTGTGTGTATTTAGAAATATCACAACATTCAATTGGCAGCAATAATCAATCTTTAAGAAAAATTTAG
- the LOC108814133 gene encoding rab GTPase-activating protein 22 yields the protein MIRLTTMAATRSVVFMSLIVGGRRVVFADGSSGGAARNVGHAGGFWWTAVSPSNVGLAVAVTVVAVAFTVVYSRRGSIGSPWSLRRRKHPLQYKQWSAFFTDEGRLSDGGVQFLKKVRSGGVDPSIRPEVWLFLLGVYDLNSTEEERDSIRQQKQKEYENLRRQCREMHRRNESGSDSKQTAQSSNTEDSQVLDSHDIEQVSSSTRSIQVEEAEKLNSESILQGEDCEKSGVTSEEAANDSDSTNSEETETSPLLANEEGESHDATVNSEETNSEETETLPLVAKEEAAESQGRKVNQEKDTQSPSSKAEEEFTTIWQRIIRLDAVRANGEWVPYSPSQASVSDTKARGIAKQVGLSDYEDLEPCRILHAARLVAILEAYAVYDPEIGYCQGMSDLLSPLIAVIEDDAFAFWCFVGFMSKARHNFRLDEVGIRRQLSMVSKIIKFKDIRLYRHLENLEAEDCFFVYRMVVVMFRRELTFEQTLCLWEVMWADQAAIRTGIAKATWGRIRLRAPPTEDLLLYAIAASVLQRRKTIIEKYSGMDEIMKECNSMAGHLDVWKLLDDAHDLVVNLHDKI from the exons ATGATACGATTGACGACGATGGCGGCCACTCGCTCCGTTGTCTTCATGTCGCTGATCGTCGGCGGTAGACGGGTCGTCTTTGCGGACGGAAGCAGCGGTGGCGCCGCCAGGAACGTCGGACACGCAGGCGGATTTTGGTGGACGGCTGTTTCTCCTTCAAATGTTGGTTTAGCTGTGGCTGTCACCGTCGTGGCCGTGGCTTTCACCGTCGTCTACTCCCGTAG AGGAAGCATTGGATCGCCTTGGTCACTGAGGAGAAGAAAGCATCCTCTTCAGTATAAACAGTGGAGTGCCTTTTTCACTGATGAAGGCCGACTCAGTGATGGAGGTGTCCAATTTCTCAAGAAAGTTCGCTCTGGG GGTGTGGATCCAAGCATCAGACCAGAAGTTTGGCTGTTCCTCCTTGGAGT GTATGACTTAAACAGCactgaagaagaaagagattctATCCGACAGCAGAAACA GAAGGAATATGAAAACCTGCGGAGACAGTGTCGCGAGATGCATAGGCGCAATGAAAGTGGCAGTGACTCAAAGCAGACAGCTCAGAGCAGCAACACCGAAGACAGTCAGGTTCTTGATTCCCATGATATTGAACAAGTCAGTAGCTCCACGAGATCCATCCAAGTAGAAGAAGCAGAGAAGTTGAATTCCGAATCGATTCTTCAGGGTGAGGACTGTGAAAAGAGTGGCGTCACCTCCGAAGAAGCTGCTAATGACTCAGACTCAACCAACTCTGAAGAAACCGAGACTTCACCTCTTCTAGCGAATGAAGAAGGAGAAAGCCATGATGCCACCGTTAACTCAGAAGAAACCAACTCTGAAGAAACTGAGACTTTGCCTCTTGTAGCCAAAGAAGAAGCAGCAGAAAGCCAGGGTAGAAAAGTCAACCAAGAAAAAGACACTCAGTCTCCATCATCAAAGGCAGAAGAGGAATTCACCACAATTTGGCAGAGAATAATCCGCCTGGATGCAGTGAGAGCAAATGGTGAATGGGTGCCATACTCACCATCTCAAGCTTCTGTGTCTGACACAAAAGCCCGTGGAATAGCTAAACAGGTTGGTCTTAGTGACTATGAGGACTTGGAGCCCTGCCGGATCTTACATGCAGCTCGCCTGGTCGCGATCCTTGAAGCCTACGCAGTCTATGACCCAGAAATAGGTTACTGTCAAGGAATGAGCGACTTACTATCTCCTTTAATCGCAGTAATCGAAGACGACGCGTTCGCGTTCTGGTGCTTTGTCGGGTTCATGAGTAAAGCAAGACATAATTTCAGGCTAGACGAGGTTGGAATCAGGAGACAACTCTCAATGGTATCGAAAATCATAAAGTTCAAAGACATCCGCTTGTACAGGCACTTGGAGAACCTAGAAGCGGAAGACTGCTTCTTTGTATACCGTATGGTGGTGGTCATGTTCAGACGAGAACTAACATTTGAGCAGACGCTTTGTCTGTGGGAAGTAATGTGGGCAGATCAAGCAGCCATAAGAACAGGGATCGCAAAGGCGACATGGGGGAGAATACGGTTAAGGGCACCACCGACGGAAGATTTGTTGCTATATGCGATAGCGGCAAGCGTGTTGCAGAGGAGAAAGACGATCATAGAGAAGTACAGTGGGATGGATGAGATAATGAAGGAATGTAATAGCATGGCTGGTCATCTTGATGTTTGGAAACTTCTTGACGATGCTCATGACTTGGTCGTCAATCTTCACGACAAGATCTGA